A DNA window from Arachis duranensis cultivar V14167 chromosome 3, aradu.V14167.gnm2.J7QH, whole genome shotgun sequence contains the following coding sequences:
- the LOC107476675 gene encoding protein NONRESPONDING TO OXYLIPINS 2, mitochondrial isoform X1: MASTMLCKSAVRVASRTLANRSRSFAQRSSTPFMVSSPSSTHIPRASRVLSVIGSLESLMPLHSAIANARLTSNIAVDSSCWSLLSRGLEKTL, from the exons ATGGCTTCCACAATGCTGTGTAAATCAGCTGTGAGAGTGGCATCAAGGACGCTCGCGAATCGTTCTAGAAGCTTCGCTCAGAGATCTTCAACTCCGTTTATGGTTTCTTCGCCTTCTTCAACTCATATTCCTCGTGCTTCAAG GGTTTTGTCTGTTATTGGAAGCTTAGAGTCTTTGATGCCACTTCACAGTGCTATTGCAAATGCAAGACTCACTTCCAATATTGCTGTTGATTCCAGCTGCTGGAGCTTGCTTTCTAGAG GACTTGAAAAAACATTGTGA
- the LOC107476675 gene encoding protein NONRESPONDING TO OXYLIPINS 2, mitochondrial isoform X2, with protein sequence MASTMLCKSAVRVASRTLANRSRSFAQRSSTPFMVSSPSSTHIPRASRVLSVIGSLESLMPLHSAIANARLTSNIAVDSSCWSLLSRDFAVPR encoded by the exons ATGGCTTCCACAATGCTGTGTAAATCAGCTGTGAGAGTGGCATCAAGGACGCTCGCGAATCGTTCTAGAAGCTTCGCTCAGAGATCTTCAACTCCGTTTATGGTTTCTTCGCCTTCTTCAACTCATATTCCTCGTGCTTCAAG GGTTTTGTCTGTTATTGGAAGCTTAGAGTCTTTGATGCCACTTCACAGTGCTATTGCAAATGCAAGACTCACTTCCAATATTGCTGTTGATTCCAGCTGCTGGAGCTTGCTTTCTAGAG ACTTTGCAGTGCCTCGGTGA